From the Anser cygnoides isolate HZ-2024a breed goose chromosome 24, Taihu_goose_T2T_genome, whole genome shotgun sequence genome, one window contains:
- the COL9A2 gene encoding collagen alpha-2(IX) chain, with amino-acid sequence MVGRSLGLCLLLHACLCLAQLRGPPGEPGPRGPPGPPGVPGADGIDGDKGSPGAPGSPGAKGEPGAPGPDGPPGKPGIDGLTGAKGEPGPMGGPGLKGQPGLPGPPGLPGPSLPGPPGLPGQVGLPGEIGALGPKGDPGPDGPRGPPGPPGKPGPPGHIQGLEGSADFLCPTSCPPGPKGPQGLQGLKGHRGRPGALGEPGQQGRQGPKGDVGVSGEQGIPGPPGPQGQRGYPGMAGPKGETGPAGYKGMVGTVGAAGQPGREGPRGPPGEPGEKGELGGRGIRGPQGDIGPKGENGLPGIDGKDGTPGIPGVKGSAGQPGRPGPPGHRGQAGLPGQPGSKGGPGDKGEVGARGQPGITGAPGQLGEPGPRGEQGPQGVPGLKGDRGERGLVGAPGEQGRAGPKGEQGPPGIPGPQGLPGVKGDKGSPGKTGPKGGIGDPGVHGLAGVKGEKGESGEPGPKGQQGVQGELGFPGPSGDAGAPGVRGYPGPPGPRGLVGERGVPGMPGQRGVAGRDAGDQHIVDVVLKMLQEQLAEVAVSAKRAALGGAGAMGPPGPPGPPGPPGEQGPHGPMGPRGVPGILGAAGQIGNIGPKGKRGEKGERGDIGRGHPGMPGPPGIPGLPGIPGHALDGKDGERGPPGAPGDAGRPGLPGPTGLPGFCEPAACLGASAYASARLTEPGAVKGPLY; translated from the exons ATGGTCGGCCGCAGCCTCggcctctgcctgctcctccacGCCTGCCTCTGCCTGGCCCAGCTC CGAGGGCCACCAGGAGAGCCCGGCCCGCGAGGGCCCCCCGGTCCACCAGGAGTGCCGGGAGCGGATGGCATTGAC gGTGACAAAGGCTCGCCCGGAGCCCCCGGCTCTCCG GGTGCCAAGGGGGAGCCCGGAGCCCCCGGTCCAGACGGGCCCCCAGGGAAGCCGGGCATCGAC gGCCTCACGGGAGCAAAAGGGGAGCCTGGGCCCATGGGGGGGCCAGGACTGAAG GGCCAGCCCGGACTCCCAGGGCCACCGGGACTCCCC GGCCCCTCGCTGCCAGGACCGCCC GGGCTTCCAGGCCAGGTTGGACTCCCCGGGGAGATCGGAGCGCTGGGACCCAAG GGTGACCCAGGACCCGACGGCCCGCGGGGTCCCCCAGGCCCTCCAGGGAAACCC GGCCCCCCGGGACACATCCAAGGACTGGAGGGCAGCGCTGATTTCTTG TGCCCGACCAGCTGCCCGCCGGGTCCCAAGGGCCCCCAAGGACTGCAGGGACTGAAG GGACACAGAGGCCGTCCCGGTGCCCTGGGAGAGCCtggccagcagggcaggcag ggcCCCAAGGGTGACGTCGGCGTCTCCGGAGAGCAAGGCATCCCAGGCCCTCCA gGACCACAGGGCCAGAGGGGCTACCCGGGGATGGCAGGACCCAAGGGCGAGACG GGTCCTGCCGGCTACAAGGGAATGGTGGGGACCGTCGGCGCGGCCGGGCAGCCG GGCAGGGAAGGCCCTAGGGGACCTCCAGGGGAGCCGGGCGAGAAGGGAGAGCTG GGTGGCCGCGGCATCAGGGGCCCCCAAGGAGACATCGGCCCCAAGGGGGAGAAT GGTCTCCCGGGCATCGATGGCAAGGACGGCACCCCGGGCATCCCCGGCGTGAAg GGCAGCGCAGGACAGCCCGGCCGCCCGGGGCCTCCGGGACACCGGGGACAGGCT gGCTTGCCGGGCCAGCCGGGAAGCAAAGGTGGCCCAGGAGATAAG GGTGAAGTGGGTGCTCGGGGCCAGCCAGGCATCACCGGCGCCCCGGGGCAGTTG GGCGAGCCCGGCCCCCGGGGCGAGCAGGGACCGCAGGGCGTCCCCGGGCTGAAG GGTGACCGGGGTGAGCGCGGCCTCGTGGGTGCCCCCGGCGAGCAGGGCAGAGCG GGGCCCAAGGGTGAGCAGGGTCCGCCAGGAATCCCAGGACCCCAAGGCTTGCCAGGAGTCAAAGGAGACAAG gGCTCCCCAGGGAAAACTGGGCCCAAAGGTGGCATC GGAGACCCCGGTGTTCACGGCCTCGCGGGGGTGAAGGGCGAGAAG GGCGAATCGGGCGAGCCGGGGCCAAAGGGGCAG CAAGGCGTCCAGGGCGAGCTCGGCTTCCCCGGCCCCTCGGGGGACGCGGGCGCACCCGGCGTGCGAGGCTAcccgggcccccccggcccgcgaGGACTCGTCGGGGAGCGCGGCGTGCCGGGGATGCCCGGCCAGCGGGGCGTAGCG GGCCGGGACGCCGGGGACCAGCACATCGTCGACGTGGTGCTGAAGATGCTGCAAG AGCAGCTGGCGGAGGTGGCCGTGAGCGCCAAGAGAGCTGCCCTGGGGGGAGCCGGTGCCATGGGCCCCCCCGGACCTCCTGGGCCCCCAGGCCCACCTGGGGAGCAAGGCCCACATGGACCCATGGGACCTCGAGGTGTCCCCGGCATCCTGGGGGCCGCCGGGCAGATCGGCAACATCGGACCCAAAG GAAAGCGTGGAGAGAAAGGTGAGCGGGGAGACATCGGCCGCGGACACCCAGGGATGCCAGGCCCCCCAGGGATCCCAG GTCTCCCCGGCATCCCCGGCCACGCGCTGGATGGCAAggacggggagcggggcccTCCAGGAGCCCCGGGGGATGCTGGCCGCCCGGGTTTACCTGGCCCCACAGGGCTACCGGGCTTCTGCGAGCCGGCCGCCTGCCTCGGAGCCTCCGCGTACGCCTCGGCGCGCCTGACGGAGCCGGGCGCTGTCAAGGGACCCCTGTACTGA